The following coding sequences are from one Paenarthrobacter ureafaciens window:
- the purS gene encoding phosphoribosylformylglycinamidine synthase subunit PurS: protein MPRIVVDVMPKPEILDPQGKAIVGALPRLGFNSFSAVRQGKRFELTVDGEVTDAILAQAREAAETLLSNPVIEDVVNVEVVEA, encoded by the coding sequence ATGCCCCGGATCGTCGTTGACGTCATGCCCAAGCCCGAGATTCTGGACCCCCAGGGGAAAGCCATTGTGGGTGCACTGCCCCGCCTTGGCTTCAACAGCTTCAGCGCAGTCCGCCAAGGCAAGCGCTTCGAACTGACGGTTGACGGCGAGGTGACCGACGCTATCCTGGCCCAGGCCCGTGAAGCTGCCGAGACTCTGCTCTCCAACCCTGTCATCGAAGACGTAGTCAACGTCGAGGTCGTCGAGGCCTGA